A single window of Gopherus flavomarginatus isolate rGopFla2 chromosome 15, rGopFla2.mat.asm, whole genome shotgun sequence DNA harbors:
- the LOC127034952 gene encoding transmembrane protein 17B-like — MALPHNVRRGLTTFSGSLFIDNKTGDCGAAQIYPPGHEVLSSLPLQMLLFFNVFFFPFWCLSEGIMLALKYGLLPCYYQFLLVAAFLILTVAEGLRLYLGYIGNLQEKVPELAGFLLLSFLIQLPLLLFLLTDDHIIRLPLETAVHIIYLGFLASEITTAFFALKVMTRQLATQFYLKQFEDAGRPWQLGHSMN, encoded by the exons ATGGCTCTGCCTCACAATGTCCGAAGAGGCTTGACAACTTTCAGTGGATCGCTGTTCATTGATAACAAAACGGGGGATTGCGGAGCTGCCCAGATCTACCCTCCAG GGCATGAGGTGCtgtccagcctgcccctccagatgCTGCTATTCTTCAATGTCTtcttcttcccattctggtgcctGTCCGAGGGGATAATGCTGGCATTAAAG TACGGCCTGTTGCCCTGTTACTACCAGTTCCTCCTTGTTGCTGCCTTCCTGATTCTCACAGTAGCTGAAGGGTTACGCTTGTATCTTGGATACATTGGAAATCTGCAAGAAAAG GTCCCTGAACTGGCTGGATTCCTGCTCCTGTCCTTCCTGATACAGCTCCCCCTCCTGCTTTTCCTCCTCACGGATGACCACATCATTCGGCTGCCCCTGGAGACAGCTGTGCATATCATTTACCTGGGGTTTCTTGCCTCCGAGATCACAACTGCCTTCTTTGCACTTAAAGTGATGACAAGGCAGCTTGCTACACAGTTCTACCTGAAACAATTTGAGGATGCAGGCAGACCATGGCAATTGGGGCATAGC atgaactga